A stretch of Borrelia turcica IST7 DNA encodes these proteins:
- the crr gene encoding PTS glucose transporter subunit IIA has protein sequence MGFLDFFKKVATLDLIAPVSGKVVSIDKVPDEAFAEKIVGDGVAIVPTGSELVAPCDGTIGKIFKTNHAFSLETKEGVEIFVHFGINTLNLNGKGFTRVAEEGVSVKQGDVVIRLDLDYLKAHAESVVTPVVIANSDEVSSIEYVFGKFDDGSEYILPSSTSLTEDIRNKISQTKPVEAGKDLVLRVKK, from the coding sequence ATGGGGTTTTTAGATTTTTTTAAAAAGGTTGCTACTTTGGATTTAATAGCACCTGTTAGTGGAAAGGTTGTTTCAATTGATAAGGTACCGGATGAGGCATTTGCGGAGAAGATAGTTGGTGATGGAGTTGCTATTGTTCCTACGGGTAGTGAGTTAGTTGCACCTTGTGATGGAACTATTGGTAAGATTTTTAAGACAAATCATGCTTTTAGTCTTGAAACTAAAGAAGGTGTTGAAATTTTTGTTCACTTTGGTATTAATACTCTTAATTTAAATGGAAAGGGTTTTACAAGGGTTGCTGAGGAAGGTGTTAGTGTAAAGCAGGGAGATGTTGTTATTAGACTTGATCTTGACTACTTAAAGGCACATGCGGAATCCGTGGTTACTCCCGTTGTTATTGCAAATTCTGATGAAGTTTCAAGTATTGAGTATGTATTTGGAAAGTTTGATGATGGGTCTGAATATATTTTGCCTTCTTCTACTTCTTTAACAGAAGACATTAGAAATAAGATATCTCAAACTAAGCCTGTTGAAGCTGGCAAGGATTTAGTTCTTAGAGTTAAAAAATAG
- a CDS encoding BAPKO_0422 family outer member beta-barrel protein — protein MKKTMLILILLLVFVLNASANDLYTNRGSFGFGVVGPLPSTFQLTLGPNIEIEIGIYNGLKNLFKNIDIIFSSLEFITPTYNLLEDSNIIDIALGIGVYGLWWISEWKNTQTIYNSLNIGGRLSFILNISASKRLFDIFLKAGPGINIWGGGGNSTQKWEIFATLGFRFWII, from the coding sequence ATGAAAAAAACAATGTTAATTTTAATCTTATTATTAGTATTTGTTCTTAATGCTTCAGCTAACGATTTATATACAAATCGAGGTTCTTTTGGTTTTGGAGTTGTGGGCCCTTTACCGAGCACATTTCAGCTCACTTTGGGGCCAAACATTGAAATAGAGATTGGAATTTACAATGGACTGAAAAATTTATTTAAAAATATTGATATAATATTTTCTTCTTTGGAATTTATTACTCCCACATATAATTTATTAGAGGATTCTAACATCATAGATATTGCACTAGGAATTGGTGTTTATGGGCTATGGTGGATATCAGAATGGAAGAATACTCAAACAATTTATAATTCTTTAAATATTGGAGGACGATTGTCTTTTATACTAAATATCTCAGCTAGTAAAAGACTATTTGATATCTTTTTAAAAGCAGGACCTGGCATCAATATTTGGGGAGGAGGAGGCAATTCAACTCAAAAATGGGAAATATTTGCAACGCTAGGGTTTAGGTTTTGGATTATATAA
- a CDS encoding BAPKO_0422 family outer member beta-barrel protein, protein MLNKKLLFILFFLEVLVYYEHIFSKEILENNSTKTTIEAPFSLNSREKFGFGFFFPFPTGIEFSVKTFDIGIGIIHTSITNLFSKEFMFYTHAHYIFSDLHIVNTFFFFMGVGLFLEIGKITEIYEQRSYSGISYKIGLSIPFGLKYKILSDNFEINIKTAPSLFIGQTPNKQFIFPIRGDLSVGIKGWIKN, encoded by the coding sequence ATGTTGAATAAAAAATTACTATTCATATTGTTTTTCTTAGAAGTACTTGTTTATTATGAACACATATTTTCAAAAGAAATTTTAGAAAATAATTCTACCAAAACTACAATAGAAGCTCCTTTTAGTCTTAATTCAAGAGAAAAGTTTGGTTTTGGATTTTTCTTCCCCTTTCCAACAGGTATAGAATTTAGCGTAAAAACTTTTGACATTGGTATAGGAATAATACATACAAGTATTACAAATCTTTTCTCAAAAGAATTTATGTTTTATACACATGCTCATTACATATTCTCAGACTTACACATTGTAAATACTTTCTTTTTCTTTATGGGTGTTGGTTTATTTTTAGAAATTGGCAAAATAACAGAAATATATGAACAAAGATCTTATTCAGGAATTAGCTATAAAATTGGATTATCTATTCCTTTTGGACTAAAATATAAAATATTAAGTGATAACTTTGAAATTAATATAAAAACCGCGCCCTCGCTTTTTATCGGCCAAACTCCTAATAAACAATTTATTTTTCCAATAAGAGGAGATCTATCTGTAGGAATAAAAGGATGGATTAAAAATTAA
- the htpG gene encoding molecular chaperone HtpG, translated as MKKQFDTEVNDLLYLIIHSLYSHKEIFLRELISNASDAIDKLKFLNLTNEKFKSINLDPRIEISFDDKIIKIKDNGIGMNEEDLINHLGVIAKSGTKEFINNLKKDEKNASSLIGQFGVGFYSAFIVSEKIEVRTKKALEENAYIWSSDGKTGYEIEKTEKDDMGTEITLYLNEEGTEYANKWKIQEIIKKYSNHINYPIFIKYREPLMKDGKQEGFEDREDKVNETTAIWVKNKNEITDEEYNEFYKNISFDYENPLTYIHTKAEGSIEYINLFYVPSKAPYDLYYPNPKSGVKLFINRVFITDSEGSLLPNYLRFIKGIIDCQDLPLNVSREILQQNKILSKIKSSSVKKILSELEKLSETDSSKFTEFSKEFGRCLKEGVYSDFDNREKLISLIRFKSSHVDGLVSLKEYRNRMIEGQKSIYYITGGKENILKANPIVNAYKERGYETLIMDDELDEAILNFITEYDGIKLKAINKNETSDELKDENFKKTEEEFKDILLKVKEILKNHVKDVLLSATLIKEPSAIIIDSTDPTYQMQRIMLSMGQEVKETKPILELNPNNKIIQNLKNLDSENLEKISIILLEEAMITSGLPSKNPSQFINILNEILEKNI; from the coding sequence ATGAAAAAACAATTTGACACAGAAGTTAATGATTTACTTTATTTAATCATACACTCGCTTTATTCCCATAAAGAAATATTTTTACGAGAATTAATATCAAACGCTTCTGATGCAATTGACAAACTTAAATTTTTAAATTTAACAAATGAAAAATTTAAGAGTATTAACTTAGACCCAAGGATAGAAATAAGCTTCGATGATAAAATCATTAAGATTAAAGACAACGGTATTGGAATGAATGAAGAAGATCTCATTAATCATCTTGGAGTAATTGCAAAATCAGGAACAAAAGAATTTATAAATAACTTAAAAAAAGATGAAAAAAACGCCTCAAGTTTAATTGGGCAATTTGGAGTTGGATTTTACAGTGCTTTTATTGTATCGGAAAAAATTGAAGTTAGAACAAAAAAAGCCCTAGAAGAGAATGCCTATATTTGGTCTAGTGATGGAAAAACAGGGTATGAAATAGAGAAGACAGAAAAAGATGATATGGGTACCGAAATAACTCTTTATCTTAATGAAGAAGGTACTGAATACGCCAACAAATGGAAAATTCAAGAAATAATAAAAAAATATTCAAATCATATCAACTATCCTATCTTCATTAAATATAGAGAACCTTTAATGAAAGATGGAAAGCAAGAGGGGTTTGAAGACAGAGAAGATAAAGTAAATGAAACTACGGCAATTTGGGTAAAAAACAAAAACGAAATTACCGATGAAGAGTACAATGAATTTTATAAAAATATAAGTTTTGACTATGAGAACCCACTTACCTATATTCATACAAAAGCTGAGGGAAGCATTGAATATATTAATCTTTTCTATGTTCCAAGCAAAGCTCCTTATGATCTATATTATCCAAATCCTAAATCCGGTGTAAAGTTATTTATAAACAGAGTTTTCATCACAGATTCTGAAGGTAGTTTACTTCCAAATTACTTAAGATTTATAAAAGGAATAATAGATTGTCAAGACTTACCGCTCAATGTAAGCAGAGAGATTTTACAACAAAATAAAATATTATCCAAAATAAAATCATCTTCTGTGAAAAAAATACTAAGCGAACTTGAGAAACTAAGTGAAACAGATTCTTCCAAGTTTACTGAATTTTCAAAAGAATTCGGAAGATGCTTGAAAGAGGGAGTTTATTCTGATTTTGATAACAGAGAAAAACTTATATCTTTAATTAGATTTAAATCTTCTCATGTAGATGGACTTGTGTCCTTAAAAGAATATAGAAACAGAATGATTGAGGGCCAAAAAAGCATATATTACATAACTGGGGGAAAAGAAAATATACTAAAAGCCAATCCGATTGTAAATGCCTATAAAGAAAGAGGATATGAAACTCTTATTATGGATGATGAACTTGATGAGGCTATTTTAAATTTCATTACAGAATATGACGGAATAAAGCTAAAAGCAATAAATAAAAACGAAACAAGTGACGAATTGAAAGATGAAAACTTCAAAAAAACCGAAGAAGAATTCAAAGACATCTTATTAAAAGTAAAAGAAATACTTAAAAATCATGTCAAAGATGTTTTGCTATCAGCAACACTAATAAAAGAACCATCCGCAATCATTATTGACAGTACTGACCCTACATATCAAATGCAAAGAATTATGCTATCAATGGGACAAGAAGTAAAGGAAACAAAACCTATTCTTGAACTCAATCCAAACAACAAAATCATTCAAAATTTAAAAAATTTAGATAGCGAAAATTTAGAAAAGATAAGTATTATACTTCTTGAAGAGGCAATGATAACTTCAGGCTTACCTAGCAAAAATCCAAGTCAATTTATCAATATTCTAAATGAAATTTTAGAGAAAAATATATAA
- the ptsP gene encoding phosphoenolpyruvate--protein phosphotransferase, producing MTLSGKRISKGIGIGEALFIRKDFDNLIDKSKINSSQINDEIKKFNDAKVRAISVLENLTKKAVDQFGADKEGIFEGQMLIIEDDELADSVLNFIKYENCGAAWAVYLSFEELIKGMEEYTDVYLKERASDFRDIRNRLISNILGQVTDFSEIKRDVILITEELTPSDTMQVDLSYVKGFLTTVGGETSHAAILARTMGLPALVMSSLDINNIKDGDKLIIDGLSSMVINNPSSSELNKYMNKILKHNEVEKELFSLKNKQAETKDGVTIALKANIGTPSDISYVNKYGLEGIGLFRTEFLYMESVKPPTEDEQFEAYRKVVETIEKKGVVTIRTLDIGGDKEIPYLHFPKEDNPFLGYRALRMYMDYEDLVQIQFNAIFRASHYGKVRIMVPMLTRYEDIDIIEHFVGRAKENLKSRNLPFDENLEIGCMIEIPSAALIATELSSKLKFFSIGTNDLTQYTLAVDRGNQKISNLYDKYNPAVLRLIKNVLDAGNSSGIDVSVCGELGGDEAGALVLVGLGFRSLSMVPSASLRIKYLLKKYTISELSKLANKVLNSKLESETLKYLDKFIGD from the coding sequence ATGACTTTATCGGGAAAAAGAATATCTAAGGGGATAGGAATAGGCGAAGCTCTTTTTATTAGAAAAGACTTTGATAATTTGATTGATAAATCAAAAATTAATTCTTCCCAAATTAATGATGAGATAAAAAAGTTTAATGACGCTAAGGTTAGGGCTATTTCTGTTCTTGAAAATCTTACAAAGAAGGCGGTAGATCAATTTGGTGCTGATAAAGAAGGTATTTTTGAAGGACAGATGTTGATTATTGAAGATGATGAGCTTGCAGATTCTGTTTTAAATTTTATTAAGTATGAAAATTGTGGTGCTGCTTGGGCTGTTTATTTATCTTTTGAGGAATTGATTAAGGGTATGGAAGAGTACACGGATGTTTACTTAAAGGAGAGGGCTTCTGATTTTAGAGACATTAGGAATAGGCTTATTTCAAATATTTTAGGGCAAGTAACAGATTTTTCTGAGATTAAGCGAGATGTAATTTTGATTACTGAGGAATTGACTCCTTCTGATACAATGCAAGTTGACTTAAGTTATGTTAAAGGATTTTTGACTACAGTTGGTGGTGAAACTTCTCATGCTGCTATTTTGGCAAGGACAATGGGGCTTCCAGCTCTTGTTATGTCTTCCTTAGATATTAATAATATTAAGGATGGTGATAAGTTAATAATTGATGGGCTTTCTTCTATGGTTATTAATAATCCATCATCTAGTGAACTTAACAAGTATATGAATAAAATATTGAAGCATAATGAAGTTGAAAAAGAGCTTTTTTCTTTGAAAAATAAGCAAGCAGAGACAAAAGATGGTGTTACAATAGCTTTAAAGGCTAACATTGGAACTCCTTCGGATATTTCTTATGTTAATAAATATGGACTTGAGGGGATAGGGCTTTTTAGGACAGAGTTTTTATATATGGAATCTGTAAAACCACCTACGGAGGATGAACAGTTTGAAGCTTATAGGAAAGTTGTAGAGACTATTGAGAAGAAGGGTGTTGTTACTATTCGTACTCTTGATATTGGGGGAGATAAGGAGATACCTTATCTGCATTTTCCAAAAGAAGATAATCCTTTTCTGGGATATCGTGCTCTTAGGATGTATATGGACTATGAAGATTTAGTGCAAATTCAATTCAATGCAATTTTTAGGGCTAGTCATTATGGAAAGGTAAGAATAATGGTGCCTATGCTTACTAGGTATGAGGACATTGATATCATTGAGCATTTTGTCGGTAGGGCTAAGGAAAATTTAAAATCTAGGAATTTGCCTTTTGATGAGAATTTGGAAATAGGTTGCATGATAGAAATACCTTCTGCAGCTTTAATTGCTACTGAACTTTCTAGTAAATTAAAGTTCTTTAGTATTGGAACTAATGATTTGACTCAATATACTTTAGCTGTAGATCGTGGTAATCAGAAAATATCAAATTTATATGATAAATATAATCCTGCTGTTTTAAGACTAATTAAGAATGTCCTTGATGCTGGGAATAGTTCTGGAATTGATGTGTCTGTTTGTGGTGAACTTGGGGGAGATGAAGCTGGAGCTTTAGTTCTTGTTGGTCTTGGGTTTAGATCTTTGAGTATGGTTCCTAGTGCTTCACTTAGGATTAAGTATTTACTAAAGAAATATACAATATCTGAGTTAAGTAAGTTAGCTAACAAGGTATTGAATAGTAAATTAGAGTCAGAGACTTTAAAATATTTAGATAAATTTATAGGAGATTAG
- a CDS encoding STAS domain-containing protein, whose translation MLYKPEGELVINSIFKVKEDLLNIFKEMQEGDTLTINLSNVEKIDITFIQILYASNKYAKNRNLFVKIEYPSDEVLSSLLYGGFLNDIEDVDNLDLGLSLIEF comes from the coding sequence ATGCTTTATAAGCCAGAGGGAGAACTTGTAATCAATAGCATTTTTAAAGTTAAAGAGGATCTTTTAAATATTTTTAAAGAGATGCAAGAAGGGGATACTCTTACTATCAATCTTTCAAATGTAGAAAAAATTGATATTACTTTTATACAAATTTTGTATGCTTCCAATAAATATGCTAAGAATAGAAATTTATTTGTAAAGATAGAATATCCATCTGATGAAGTTTTAAGTTCATTATTGTATGGTGGGTTTTTAAATGATATTGAAGATGTTGATAATTTGGATTTAGGACTTAGTTTGATTGAATTTTAG
- a CDS encoding DUF3996 domain-containing protein, which produces MKKKIIVILMLMLCLNSIFANSTSTARSKFGVGFLLPFPIVLELNIGNVDIDFGLYSGANNLFKDWKTLFLAVDYIFYTYTFPGAANILDFAVGGGAYGTIWFSRWSDNQANSGPMSIGARLPLLLNLAVSRQRFDLFLKVAPGLGLNIWSQGVGFRWEVFAGIGFRFWIV; this is translated from the coding sequence ATGAAAAAAAAGATTATAGTCATTTTAATGCTAATGTTGTGTTTAAATTCTATTTTTGCAAATTCAACATCAACAGCAAGAAGTAAATTTGGGGTAGGTTTTTTATTACCGTTTCCTATTGTATTAGAATTAAACATTGGAAATGTCGATATAGATTTTGGTCTTTATAGTGGCGCAAACAATTTATTTAAGGATTGGAAAACTTTATTTCTTGCAGTAGATTACATTTTCTACACATATACCTTCCCAGGAGCAGCTAACATTCTAGATTTTGCTGTTGGAGGTGGGGCTTATGGTACTATATGGTTCTCAAGATGGAGTGATAATCAAGCAAACAGTGGGCCAATGAGTATAGGAGCAAGATTACCTTTACTTTTAAACCTCGCAGTGTCTAGGCAAAGATTCGATTTATTTTTAAAAGTAGCACCTGGCCTTGGATTAAACATTTGGAGCCAAGGAGTGGGATTTAGATGGGAAGTATTTGCAGGGATTGGATTTAGATTCTGGATCGTATAA
- a CDS encoding BAPKO_0422 family outer member beta-barrel protein, with protein sequence MQKSILIIFLLLITWTSALGRSSFLNRGIGFGGSVGNPILNYVMSLPFIDIEIGYGGSNGINLSGRKINSKKYDLNLFALAALDLIFTIPLIERLSIGLGIGGSLHIASHKSDLINIQLGFGFRTPLAIFYDLTEQVEIGFKIAPSIEFISNTRSLAYHHLYAGLKANIMGGIFAKYYI encoded by the coding sequence ATGCAAAAATCAATACTAATAATATTTCTATTATTAATTACATGGACTAGTGCACTTGGAAGAAGTTCATTCTTAAATAGAGGAATAGGATTTGGAGGAAGTGTTGGAAATCCTATCTTAAATTATGTTATGTCCTTACCATTCATTGATATTGAAATAGGATATGGGGGTAGTAACGGAATAAATTTATCAGGACGCAAAATTAACTCAAAAAAATACGATTTAAACCTATTTGCACTCGCAGCTCTAGATTTAATATTCACAATACCCTTAATAGAAAGGTTATCTATCGGATTGGGTATTGGGGGGAGTCTACACATAGCATCTCACAAGTCAGATTTAATAAACATACAATTAGGATTTGGGTTTAGAACACCACTGGCCATTTTTTATGATTTAACAGAACAAGTAGAAATAGGATTTAAAATAGCACCTTCAATAGAATTTATATCAAATACAAGATCTCTTGCATATCATCATCTTTACGCAGGACTTAAAGCAAACATAATGGGAGGAATATTTGCCAAATATTATATTTAA
- the gnd gene encoding decarboxylating NADP(+)-dependent phosphogluconate dehydrogenase, with amino-acid sequence MDVGIYGLGIMGSSLALNIADSGFNVSVYNRDNERTEVFLVNNAHKKINGFKDIESFIKSLKKPRKIILMIASSAVDKVIEQMLPLVEKFDIIVDGGNSHYKNTMRRERELFSKDIYFVGLGISGGEEGARSGPSLMYGGSKKAYELVEPILNKIAAKTRAGDICSAYIGDNGAGHYVKMIHNGIEYADMQLISEAYFFMKKAFNLDNLRIAEVFEKWSEGELSSYLVEITSSILKYKENNEYLLDKILDVASQKGTGKWASIEAFEMGVPANLIFESVFARVLSTLKHERVIASDILKMDVGSFEFDLSDWILDLYYALLVSKILAYAQGFMMLKMASINYGWDLNLGKISLVWREGCIIRSVFLEKIKLAYDKNPHLINLLFDEYFLEIIKKHHKSLRRIVSKASEIGIPLPVFYASLSFLDSYSTNYLPANLIQAQRDFFGAHKFERLDSKLGEFFHSTWQ; translated from the coding sequence ATGGATGTTGGCATTTATGGATTAGGTATTATGGGTAGTAGCTTGGCTTTAAATATAGCTGATAGTGGGTTTAATGTTTCTGTTTATAATAGAGATAATGAGAGGACTGAAGTTTTTCTTGTAAACAATGCTCATAAAAAGATTAATGGATTTAAAGATATTGAGAGTTTTATTAAAAGTTTAAAAAAACCTAGAAAAATTATTTTAATGATAGCAAGCTCAGCTGTGGATAAAGTAATTGAACAAATGCTACCTTTAGTTGAAAAATTTGATATTATTGTTGATGGTGGAAATTCTCATTATAAGAATACAATGAGAAGGGAGAGAGAGTTATTTTCTAAGGATATTTATTTTGTTGGACTTGGAATTTCAGGAGGTGAAGAGGGAGCTCGGTCTGGACCTTCGTTGATGTATGGTGGTAGCAAAAAGGCTTATGAGTTAGTTGAACCTATTTTAAATAAGATAGCAGCCAAGACACGAGCGGGAGATATTTGTTCTGCTTATATTGGTGATAATGGAGCTGGACATTATGTGAAGATGATTCATAATGGAATTGAATATGCGGATATGCAACTTATTAGCGAGGCATATTTTTTTATGAAGAAAGCTTTTAATTTGGATAATTTAAGGATTGCAGAAGTATTTGAGAAATGGAGTGAGGGGGAGCTTTCTAGTTATTTAGTGGAAATAACATCTAGCATTTTAAAATATAAGGAGAATAATGAATATTTACTTGATAAGATTTTAGATGTTGCAAGTCAAAAGGGGACTGGAAAGTGGGCTTCAATTGAGGCTTTTGAGATGGGTGTGCCAGCAAATTTGATTTTTGAGTCTGTGTTTGCACGGGTTTTATCCACACTAAAACATGAGAGAGTAATTGCTAGTGATATCCTTAAAATGGATGTGGGTTCTTTTGAATTTGACCTTAGTGATTGGATTTTAGATCTTTATTATGCTCTTTTGGTTTCAAAGATATTAGCTTATGCTCAGGGCTTTATGATGCTTAAGATGGCATCTATTAATTATGGTTGGGATTTAAACTTGGGAAAAATTTCTTTGGTTTGGAGAGAGGGTTGTATAATTAGGAGTGTTTTCTTAGAAAAGATTAAATTAGCTTATGATAAAAACCCCCATCTTATCAATTTGCTTTTTGATGAGTACTTCTTGGAAATAATTAAGAAGCATCATAAATCTTTAAGACGAATAGTATCAAAGGCTAGCGAAATTGGAATACCTTTACCAGTATTTTATGCAAGTCTTTCATTCCTAGATTCTTATTCTACTAATTACCTGCCAGCCAATTTAATTCAAGCTCAGCGAGATTTTTTTGGTGCGCATAAATTTGAAAGACTGGATTCAAAGCTAGGTGAGTTTTTTCATAGTACTTGGCAATAA
- a CDS encoding chemotaxis protein CheW has translation MELETDLQSMLSQYLLFSLDELYAIEIKYVVEVLEYTKISKIPRTPDYMAGIINNRGKIVPIIDIRKQFGMEERKISEEEIKKNKEADVSNIIILTLTYEGDEFNLGILVDYVNEVLELDPANIDDTPKVGTGFNARFISGIGKSKNRFIIILDIENLFDVKELSKFKNTTIYDPNNER, from the coding sequence ATGGAATTAGAAACAGATTTGCAAAGTATGTTAAGTCAGTATCTTTTGTTTAGTTTGGATGAACTTTATGCTATTGAGATTAAATATGTTGTTGAAGTACTAGAGTATACTAAAATATCAAAAATACCAAGAACTCCTGATTATATGGCAGGAATAATTAATAATCGGGGAAAAATAGTACCAATAATCGACATTAGAAAGCAATTTGGAATGGAAGAGCGTAAGATTAGTGAGGAGGAGATTAAGAAAAATAAAGAGGCTGATGTTTCAAATATCATTATATTAACCTTAACATATGAGGGAGATGAATTTAATCTTGGGATTTTGGTAGATTATGTTAATGAAGTTCTTGAATTAGATCCGGCTAATATTGATGATACTCCGAAGGTTGGTACGGGGTTTAATGCAAGGTTTATTTCAGGGATTGGCAAGAGTAAAAATAGATTTATCATTATTCTTGATATAGAAAATTTATTCGATGTTAAGGAACTTTCCAAGTTTAAAAATACTACAATATATGATCCTAATAATGAGAGATAG